The proteins below come from a single Acidimicrobiales bacterium genomic window:
- a CDS encoding DUF6295 family protein has protein sequence MTMSTEVAGSGKGPEGRWINLTDAHVYFDHPQHSVMNHALIVDFVDTAAGPGARLAVELNTESARRLVGAIEAALAAVEPEVLEDC, from the coding sequence GTGACGATGTCCACCGAGGTCGCCGGCAGTGGCAAGGGACCCGAGGGGCGCTGGATCAACCTCACCGACGCCCACGTCTACTTCGACCACCCGCAGCACTCGGTGATGAACCACGCACTGATCGTCGACTTCGTCGACACCGCTGCGGGACCGGGCGCGCGCCTCGCTGTCGAGCTGAACACCGAGTCGGCCCGGCGGCTGGTCGGTGCCATCGAGGCGGCGCTCGCCGCCGTCGAGCCGGAGGTCCTCGAGGACTGCTGA
- the glnII gene encoding glutamine synthetase GlnII — protein sequence MSYQAEYIWIDGTEPTAMLRCKTKVLADGKEPPIWGFDGSSTNQAPGSNSDCVLQPVFVVPDPLRGGNNILVLCEVLLTDFTPHATNTRAKCVEVAERYADQEPMFGIEQEYTFFKDGRPLGWPEVGYPAPQGPYYCGVGGQYMVGREIVERHTAACIEAGLGIEGTNAEVMKGQWEFQIGILAPPAIGDHLWIARWLLLRIAEDYGVQASFAAKPIPGDWNGAGAHTNFSTKAMREGYDPIIAACEAIGKRVDEHIENYGYGLKDRLTGAHETAHWSEFSYGASDRGASIRIPWQVERDKKGYLEDRRPNANVDPYVVSRLITETVCSAAAG from the coding sequence GTGAGCTACCAGGCTGAGTACATCTGGATCGACGGTACCGAGCCGACCGCGATGCTGCGCTGCAAGACCAAGGTCCTCGCCGACGGCAAGGAGCCCCCCATCTGGGGCTTCGACGGCTCGAGCACGAACCAGGCCCCCGGCAGCAACTCCGACTGCGTCCTCCAGCCCGTGTTCGTCGTCCCCGACCCGCTCCGCGGCGGCAACAACATCCTCGTCCTCTGCGAGGTGCTGCTCACCGACTTCACGCCGCACGCGACGAACACCCGCGCCAAGTGCGTCGAGGTCGCCGAGCGCTACGCCGACCAGGAGCCGATGTTCGGGATCGAACAGGAGTACACCTTCTTCAAGGACGGCCGCCCCCTCGGCTGGCCCGAGGTCGGCTACCCGGCCCCGCAGGGCCCCTACTACTGCGGCGTCGGCGGCCAGTACATGGTCGGGCGCGAGATCGTCGAGCGCCACACCGCCGCCTGCATCGAGGCGGGTCTCGGCATCGAGGGCACCAACGCCGAGGTGATGAAGGGGCAGTGGGAGTTCCAGATCGGAATCCTCGCCCCGCCGGCGATCGGCGACCACCTCTGGATCGCGCGCTGGCTGCTGCTGCGCATCGCCGAGGACTACGGGGTGCAGGCGAGCTTCGCGGCCAAGCCGATCCCCGGCGACTGGAACGGCGCCGGCGCGCACACGAACTTCTCGACCAAGGCGATGCGCGAGGGATACGACCCGATCATCGCCGCCTGCGAGGCGATCGGGAAGCGCGTCGACGAGCACATCGAGAACTACGGCTACGGCCTGAAGGACCGCCTCACCGGTGCCCACGAGACCGCCCACTGGAGCGAGTTCTCCTACGGCGCCTCCGACCGTGGCGCCTCGATCCGGATCCCGTGGCAGGTCGAGCGGGACAAGAAGGGCTACCTCGAGGACCGTCGCCCGAACGCGAACGTCGACCCCTACGTCGTCTCGCGCCTCATCACCGAGACGGTCTGCAGCGCGGCGGCCGGCTGA
- a CDS encoding dienelactone hydrolase family protein has product MLEYEGQIAEGMRYAGDKGDLVDAYYARPLGEGPFPGVVVIHHNPGWDEATKEITRKFAHHGSAAIAPHLFTREGRGTTNPEDASAAARAAGGVPDAQVLGDIDAAVALLRAQPYCNGLVGAIGYCSGGRQSYLVACKLAVDAVVDCYGGSVVAIGDVNPARPPVIDETSGISCPLLLLFGEEDRNPSPEHRELTEAALKAAGKDYTAHSYPDAGHGFFSVDVPGYRVAAATDGWERIFTFFGQHLGRS; this is encoded by the coding sequence GTGCTGGAGTACGAGGGGCAGATCGCGGAGGGCATGCGGTACGCGGGCGACAAGGGTGACCTCGTCGACGCCTACTACGCCCGCCCGCTCGGAGAGGGCCCTTTCCCCGGGGTCGTCGTCATCCACCACAATCCCGGCTGGGACGAGGCGACCAAGGAGATCACCCGCAAGTTCGCGCACCACGGCTCTGCGGCGATCGCCCCGCACCTGTTCACGCGGGAAGGCAGGGGGACGACCAACCCCGAGGACGCCTCGGCGGCGGCGCGCGCCGCGGGCGGCGTCCCCGATGCGCAGGTACTCGGCGACATCGACGCCGCGGTCGCCCTGCTGCGGGCCCAGCCCTACTGCAACGGCCTGGTCGGCGCGATCGGTTACTGCTCCGGCGGCCGCCAGAGCTACCTCGTCGCCTGCAAACTCGCCGTTGACGCCGTCGTCGACTGTTACGGCGGCTCGGTCGTCGCAATCGGCGACGTGAACCCCGCACGCCCGCCGGTGATCGACGAGACGTCGGGGATCAGCTGCCCGCTGCTGCTGCTCTTCGGCGAGGAGGACCGTAACCCCTCCCCCGAGCACCGCGAGCTCACGGAGGCCGCGCTGAAGGCGGCGGGGAAGGACTACACCGCCCACAGCTACCCCGATGCCGGCCACGGCTTCTTCTCCGTCGATGTCCCCGGCTACCGGGTGGCAGCGGCGACCGACGGCTGGGAGCGGATCTTCACTTTCTTCGGCCAGCACCTCGGGCGGTCCTGA
- a CDS encoding fumarylacetoacetate hydrolase family protein: MQLATIRAADGTRAVRREGDDLVLLKAPSVKELLEADSLEAAAHDEAGGSVALAAADFAPLIPRPEKILCVGLNYRSHILETGNQLPDYPTFFAKFSRALIGAQDDIVLPHVATGPDWEVELGVVVGRAVRHAGLEEARAAIAGYTIVNDITMRDWQRRTLQWLQGKTFEQTTPVGPFLVTGDEVGDALDLEVRCEVEGEVMQQDRTSELVFGPAECVAYASDIITLEPGDLISTGTTGGVGWARTPPVFLKAGQQVRTVVEGLGECVNTCVDEER; the protein is encoded by the coding sequence ATGCAACTGGCGACGATCAGGGCGGCGGACGGGACGCGGGCGGTGCGGCGGGAGGGTGACGACCTCGTGCTCCTGAAGGCGCCGAGCGTGAAGGAGCTCCTCGAGGCCGACTCGCTCGAGGCCGCGGCGCACGACGAGGCCGGGGGCTCGGTGGCGCTCGCGGCGGCGGACTTCGCGCCGCTCATCCCCCGCCCCGAGAAGATCCTCTGCGTCGGCCTCAACTACCGGAGCCACATCCTCGAGACCGGCAACCAGCTCCCTGACTACCCGACCTTCTTCGCCAAGTTCTCGCGCGCGCTGATCGGCGCGCAGGACGACATCGTGCTCCCGCACGTCGCGACGGGCCCTGACTGGGAGGTCGAGCTCGGCGTCGTCGTCGGGCGGGCGGTCCGCCACGCCGGCCTCGAGGAGGCGCGCGCCGCGATCGCCGGTTACACGATCGTGAACGACATCACGATGCGCGACTGGCAGCGGCGCACGCTGCAGTGGCTGCAGGGCAAGACCTTCGAGCAGACGACGCCGGTCGGGCCCTTCCTCGTCACCGGCGACGAGGTCGGCGACGCCCTCGACCTCGAGGTGCGCTGCGAGGTCGAGGGCGAGGTGATGCAGCAGGACCGCACCTCCGAGCTCGTCTTCGGGCCGGCCGAGTGCGTCGCCTACGCGAGCGACATCATCACCTTGGAGCCCGGCGACCTCATCTCCACCGGCACCACCGGCGGGGTCGGCTGGGCGCGCACCCCCCCGGTCTTCCTGAAGGCCGGCCAGCAGGTGCGCACCGTGGTCGAGGGCCTCGGGGAGTGCGTCAACACCTGCGTCGACGAGGAGCGCTGA
- a CDS encoding protease pro-enzyme activation domain-containing protein: MSGARRISVVATAALVAAGTFMSGAFLVASAVPASAGRVLLPSSLAKVPSGAVRLGPLAASRRLQLEVALKPSSTAAVMSYARAVGDPHSASYHRFLTPEQFAARFAPPLSVVRSMQRSLAATGLSVGAAAANRLSIPVAGTVAAVERAFHTSLSNFRLRSGRTAFGPTETPSIPVVGGASVQGILGLDDLALPVQSAVRTSALPATAAAHPAVAAAPTPLCSGMSVGYTADQVAAAYGLDPLYSQGDFGAGATIGVIEAGTYGRLATDLAHYEVCYGIAPTVNYYASTSSDGGSPNPILASQDDEVALDIEQVMGLAPQATIDVYTETPDSVSNLYCAYLAAITGSGTTPTGTSGSWTPGCGAAGAPTGSARPSVITTSWGQCEANTAPALLSAEQVLFAEAQTQNQTVFAASGDNGADDCGGATLGVDDPADQDNVVGVGGTSLTYPAASWTESAWNQTSPAKAGGGGFDSYVPSASFGGQVPANQPTVLQNPANCSTACREVPDVSANAAPVGYAMYYNGWIGLGGTSASAPLWAAVMALTTTSSYCSYYDPSPNSVGGLSGSLYGLLGTADVNGSSLWSDSFNDITTGSNGGYLATVGYDTATGLGSPVAARSNAVPGFAASVCMLAALQGSRAPIPNLASVSPTSGSDAQGTTVTVRGSNFLAIAGADEVRIAGAGITTAYLPASNVTCTTPISAPSACSATVVIPELDEQTSNATLQMVVERALIPSTTVVFSPTAGAPAMGAAATPSSISYGSATVLTVSSLPSDASGTVTFSANGSTLCSYLIGAANGCTSPISLGAGNYGVTASYAPAAGAPFLAATATTSFTVSSNPAPSFAAVASPANAAHGQAVTLFAGGLASSATGTVTMTSGSTTLCSYQVTSASSCSTASTLAAGSYPVTASYSGDGNFTSASATTGFTLTSVTTHLVSESIPGTSATGKAITLVAAGLASDATGTVTFSARGKTLCSFTVGFVTRCVTRKTLAAGTYAVAARYSGDENYTAASSSTRFVLKKAPKTPKNEKCTPQRRTVSLRQTVLKGGKPVSVVTKRVVTVQVCTFVRKKAPKTPKNEKCTPQKRTVPFRQTVLKGGKPVPVVTKRVVTVQVCTKKK; encoded by the coding sequence ATGAGCGGCGCACGGCGTATCTCCGTTGTCGCCACAGCCGCGCTGGTCGCGGCGGGCACCTTCATGAGCGGCGCGTTCCTCGTCGCGAGCGCGGTCCCGGCATCCGCCGGGCGAGTACTGCTGCCGAGCTCGTTAGCCAAGGTCCCGTCCGGTGCGGTCCGGCTCGGGCCGCTCGCCGCCTCCCGCCGCCTCCAGCTCGAGGTCGCCCTGAAGCCGTCGAGCACCGCTGCGGTGATGTCCTACGCCCGCGCCGTCGGTGATCCACACTCCGCCAGCTATCACCGATTCCTCACCCCCGAGCAGTTCGCCGCGCGCTTCGCCCCGCCGCTCTCGGTCGTCCGCTCGATGCAGCGCTCCCTTGCAGCGACGGGCCTCAGTGTCGGCGCGGCCGCCGCGAACCGTCTGAGCATCCCCGTCGCCGGGACGGTCGCGGCCGTGGAGCGGGCCTTCCACACCTCGCTCTCCAACTTCCGCCTCCGTAGCGGTCGCACCGCCTTCGGCCCCACCGAGACGCCGAGCATCCCGGTCGTCGGAGGCGCCAGCGTGCAGGGCATCCTCGGCCTCGACGACCTCGCCCTGCCGGTGCAGTCCGCCGTACGGACCTCTGCGCTCCCGGCCACCGCCGCGGCCCATCCGGCGGTCGCCGCAGCGCCGACGCCGCTGTGCAGCGGGATGTCCGTCGGCTACACCGCCGACCAGGTGGCGGCCGCGTACGGCCTGGACCCCCTCTACAGCCAGGGGGACTTCGGCGCAGGGGCGACGATCGGCGTCATCGAAGCGGGCACCTACGGCCGCCTCGCGACCGATCTCGCGCACTACGAGGTCTGTTATGGGATCGCCCCGACGGTGAACTACTACGCGTCAACCTCGAGCGACGGGGGCTCGCCCAACCCGATCCTGGCCTCTCAGGACGACGAGGTCGCCCTCGACATCGAGCAGGTGATGGGCCTCGCACCCCAGGCCACGATCGACGTCTACACCGAGACGCCCGACTCCGTCTCGAACCTGTACTGCGCCTATCTCGCAGCAATCACCGGCTCCGGGACGACACCCACCGGCACCTCCGGTTCGTGGACGCCGGGCTGCGGGGCGGCTGGGGCGCCGACGGGGAGCGCGCGCCCGAGCGTCATCACGACCTCGTGGGGGCAGTGCGAGGCGAACACCGCGCCGGCGCTGCTCTCGGCCGAGCAGGTGCTGTTCGCCGAGGCCCAGACCCAGAACCAGACCGTCTTCGCAGCGAGCGGCGACAACGGGGCAGACGACTGTGGCGGCGCGACGCTCGGGGTCGACGACCCGGCGGACCAGGACAACGTGGTCGGGGTCGGTGGCACGTCGCTCACCTATCCCGCCGCCAGCTGGACCGAGAGCGCCTGGAACCAGACCTCCCCCGCCAAGGCCGGAGGTGGCGGCTTTGACTCCTACGTCCCCTCCGCCTCCTTCGGCGGCCAGGTCCCGGCGAACCAGCCCACCGTGCTCCAGAACCCCGCGAACTGCTCGACGGCCTGCCGCGAGGTACCGGATGTCTCGGCAAACGCCGCCCCCGTCGGCTATGCGATGTACTACAACGGCTGGATCGGTCTCGGGGGCACGTCCGCCTCGGCTCCTTTGTGGGCAGCCGTCATGGCGCTCACGACGACCTCCTCGTACTGCAGTTACTACGACCCCTCGCCGAACAGCGTCGGGGGCCTCTCGGGATCTCTGTACGGGCTGCTCGGCACAGCGGACGTGAACGGCTCGAGCCTGTGGTCGGACAGCTTCAACGACATCACCACCGGGAGCAACGGCGGTTACCTCGCGACGGTCGGCTACGACACGGCCACTGGCCTCGGGTCGCCGGTCGCCGCCCGCAGCAACGCGGTGCCCGGCTTCGCGGCGTCGGTCTGCATGCTCGCCGCGCTGCAGGGCTCGCGGGCCCCGATCCCCAACCTCGCGAGCGTCTCGCCCACGAGCGGTTCGGACGCCCAGGGCACCACGGTCACCGTCCGCGGCTCGAACTTCCTCGCGATAGCGGGCGCCGACGAGGTGCGGATCGCCGGAGCGGGGATCACTACCGCCTACCTGCCCGCCTCCAACGTCACCTGCACGACCCCGATCTCCGCCCCGAGCGCCTGCTCGGCGACGGTGGTCATCCCCGAGCTCGACGAGCAAACTTCCAACGCGACGCTGCAGATGGTCGTTGAGCGCGCCCTCATCCCCTCGACGACCGTCGTCTTCTCGCCGACCGCCGGCGCGCCGGCGATGGGTGCGGCGGCGACGCCGTCGTCGATCAGCTACGGCTCGGCGACCGTGCTCACCGTCTCCTCGTTGCCGAGCGACGCGAGCGGGACCGTGACCTTCAGCGCCAATGGCTCGACGCTCTGTTCCTACCTGATCGGGGCGGCGAACGGCTGCACGAGCCCGATCTCGCTCGGCGCCGGAAACTACGGGGTCACCGCGTCCTACGCCCCCGCCGCCGGCGCGCCCTTCCTGGCGGCGACCGCGACGACGTCGTTCACGGTCTCGAGCAACCCCGCGCCGAGCTTCGCGGCGGTGGCGAGCCCCGCCAACGCGGCGCACGGCCAGGCCGTCACGCTCTTCGCAGGCGGCCTTGCGTCGAGCGCGACCGGCACGGTGACGATGACGAGCGGCTCGACCACGCTCTGCTCGTACCAGGTGACGAGCGCGTCGAGCTGCTCGACGGCGAGCACGCTCGCGGCGGGCAGCTACCCCGTCACCGCCTCCTACTCCGGTGACGGCAACTTCACGTCGGCGAGCGCGACGACGGGCTTCACGCTGACGTCGGTGACGACGCACCTCGTGAGCGAGTCCATCCCCGGCACGAGTGCCACCGGCAAGGCCATCACCCTCGTCGCCGCCGGGCTGGCGAGCGACGCCACCGGGACCGTCACCTTCAGCGCCCGGGGCAAGACCTTGTGCAGCTTCACCGTGGGGTTCGTTACGCGCTGTGTGACGCGCAAGACCCTCGCCGCGGGCACCTACGCGGTCGCCGCGCGCTATTCCGGCGACGAGAACTACACAGCGGCGAGCTCGTCGACGCGCTTCGTCCTGAAGAAGGCCCCGAAGACTCCGAAGAACGAGAAGTGCACCCCGCAGAGGCGCACCGTCTCGCTCCGCCAGACCGTGCTGAAGGGCGGGAAGCCGGTCTCCGTCGTGACCAAGCGGGTCGTGACCGTGCAGGTCTGCACCTTCGTCCGGAAGAAGGCCCCGAAGACTCCGAAGAACGAGAAGTGCACCCCGCAGAAGCGCACCGTCCCGTTCCGCCAGACCGTGCTGAAGGGCGGGAAGCCGGTCCCCGTCGTGACCAAGCGGGTCGTGACCGTGCAGGTCTGCACCAAGAAGAAGTAG
- a CDS encoding sortase produces MRLRSAVRRLLALGLGAALLVVGVLGVGYPLWWNHRATTGGAALLAAADASVLTASSSCPTSPWSAAKPVNAPGILEVPSLGLVAPVLDGLGDNVLNVAVGHVTGAPWPGAPGEAMVEAHDVSYFAQLGHIRAGATVVWITRCERAEFKVLSAAVSAPGAVVHAPVNDAGLALVTCYPTNALWWTPKRFVVSTELVSSKVGPQTLPRLQGALKLNVPVPPALAAQGLSLSQNQLVLGVMLFSGSPKANWIEGPAPLDVEADALTVFFGAEKAARARNAGWWRAVAPGVAMPSSWPSFGPGAANITITVHGTTPTSITIASPSASATVVVDHNALHLGRIS; encoded by the coding sequence ATGAGGCTCCGTTCGGCGGTGCGGCGCTTGCTCGCGCTCGGCCTCGGCGCGGCGCTGCTGGTGGTCGGGGTACTGGGCGTCGGCTACCCGCTGTGGTGGAACCACCGTGCGACGACCGGTGGCGCAGCACTGCTCGCCGCCGCCGACGCGAGCGTCCTCACGGCCAGCTCGAGCTGCCCGACGAGCCCGTGGAGCGCCGCGAAGCCGGTCAACGCCCCCGGAATCCTCGAGGTCCCGAGCCTCGGCCTCGTCGCCCCGGTGCTCGACGGGCTGGGCGACAACGTCCTGAACGTCGCCGTCGGTCACGTTACCGGGGCCCCCTGGCCGGGAGCCCCTGGCGAGGCGATGGTCGAGGCGCACGACGTGAGCTACTTCGCGCAACTCGGCCACATCCGCGCCGGCGCCACGGTCGTGTGGATCACGCGTTGCGAGCGAGCCGAGTTCAAGGTGCTTTCGGCAGCGGTGAGCGCGCCCGGCGCGGTTGTACACGCCCCCGTAAACGACGCGGGCCTGGCCCTTGTCACCTGCTACCCGACCAACGCGCTTTGGTGGACACCGAAGCGCTTCGTCGTGTCGACCGAGCTGGTGTCGAGCAAGGTCGGCCCGCAGACGCTGCCGCGGCTGCAGGGAGCCCTGAAGCTCAACGTCCCAGTGCCGCCGGCCCTCGCCGCGCAGGGGCTCTCGCTCAGTCAGAACCAGCTCGTCCTCGGGGTGATGCTCTTCAGCGGGAGCCCGAAGGCGAACTGGATCGAGGGCCCGGCCCCCCTTGACGTGGAGGCGGATGCGCTCACGGTGTTCTTCGGCGCCGAGAAGGCGGCACGGGCCCGCAACGCGGGGTGGTGGAGGGCTGTCGCGCCCGGGGTGGCGATGCCCTCGAGCTGGCCGAGCTTCGGCCCCGGCGCAGCGAACATCACCATCACCGTGCACGGCACCACCCCGACGTCGATCACCATCGCCTCGCCCTCGGCCTCGGCGACCGTCGTGGTCGACCACAACGCCCTCCACCTGGGAAGGATCAGCTGA